The Paenibacillus sp. RUD330 genome has a segment encoding these proteins:
- a CDS encoding metallophosphoesterase produces MTVRLIVMGDLHYHECDRSVPGLHDAHAAFYSGLLDEFLEADADLHISLGDLTNYGTAEELRQIYGLLRSKPRNFIHVLGNHDLYAQTRAEVLDLSGQQRYHAFDAGHAVLAFLDTAKEQDYEDWGGWVDPEQLDWLEEIVIASGDRPLLVFGHHPVYATTARSETDKGSIHPDIDMWSILRKKKGVGVYFNGHTHVDSIAVRGQWSFVQLSACLDVPSFRIVDVEPEMIAVRAVEVTDEEAIGGLPIIHRHMRHFTPTLGAKGLHRDRELAIPLKDSVLPG; encoded by the coding sequence ATGACAGTGAGATTGATCGTGATGGGAGATCTTCATTATCATGAATGTGACAGGTCGGTACCGGGACTGCACGATGCGCATGCTGCTTTCTACAGCGGTTTGTTGGACGAGTTTCTGGAAGCGGACGCGGACCTGCACATTTCCTTGGGGGATCTGACCAACTATGGAACGGCCGAGGAGCTTCGGCAGATATACGGCTTGCTGAGGAGCAAGCCGCGGAACTTCATCCATGTCCTGGGCAATCACGACCTGTACGCGCAGACGCGGGCCGAGGTGCTGGACCTATCCGGCCAGCAGCGGTATCATGCCTTCGACGCCGGCCATGCCGTCCTCGCTTTCCTCGATACGGCCAAGGAGCAGGATTATGAGGATTGGGGAGGCTGGGTCGATCCGGAGCAGCTGGATTGGCTGGAAGAGATCGTGATCGCTTCGGGAGACCGGCCTCTTCTCGTCTTCGGCCATCATCCCGTCTACGCCACGACCGCACGCTCCGAAACGGATAAAGGCTCCATTCACCCTGATATCGACATGTGGAGCATCCTGCGAAAAAAGAAAGGCGTCGGCGTCTACTTCAACGGGCATACCCATGTCGATTCCATCGCGGTCCGCGGCCAATGGTCGTTCGTCCAGCTGTCCGCATGCCTGGATGTTCCGTCCTTCCGCATCGTGGATGTCGAGCCGGAAATGATTGCGGTCCGCGCCGTTGAAGTGACGGATGAAGAAGCCATCGGGGGCTTGCCGATCATCCACCGGCACATGAGGCATTTCACTCCGACTCTCGGAGCCAAGGGACTGCACAGGGACCGCGAGCTCGCCATCCCCCTCAAGGATTCCGTGCTGCCGGGATGA
- a CDS encoding ABC transporter ATP-binding protein: MNYGNKFVLKGIDLEVYPGQIIGYIGPNGAGKSTTVKLMLGLETGYGGKIEVLGHNLSDGSSAYKGRIGYVPETAEIYDTLSAREYLTFCGELYGLKPEDADYKGAKLMRLFGMEEVYDSRIDSYSKGMRQKVMLVASLLHNPDLLFLDEPLSGLDANSVMIVKEILAQLAAEGKTIFYSSHIMDVVEKISSRIVLLHDGHIAADGSFAELKAQGAEGSLEQIFNDLTGFTEHAEIAGRIVQAVQEDYS, translated from the coding sequence ATGAATTACGGCAATAAGTTTGTTTTGAAGGGCATCGACCTGGAAGTCTATCCCGGCCAGATCATCGGATATATCGGCCCCAACGGCGCGGGCAAAAGCACGACGGTCAAGCTCATGCTCGGACTTGAAACCGGGTACGGCGGCAAGATCGAGGTGCTTGGACATAATTTGTCCGACGGCTCGTCGGCTTACAAAGGACGCATCGGCTATGTGCCCGAAACGGCCGAAATCTACGATACGCTCAGCGCGAGGGAATACCTGACCTTCTGCGGCGAGCTGTACGGACTGAAGCCGGAGGACGCCGATTACAAGGGAGCCAAGCTGATGCGCCTGTTCGGGATGGAAGAGGTGTATGATTCCCGGATCGATTCGTATTCCAAAGGAATGAGGCAGAAGGTGATGCTCGTCGCCAGCCTGCTCCACAATCCTGACCTGCTGTTCCTGGACGAGCCGCTCAGCGGACTGGACGCGAACAGCGTCATGATCGTCAAGGAGATCCTCGCTCAGCTTGCCGCCGAAGGCAAGACGATCTTCTATTCCTCGCATATCATGGACGTCGTGGAGAAGATCAGCAGCCGCATCGTGCTCCTCCATGACGGGCATATCGCCGCGGACGGAAGCTTCGCCGAGCTCAAGGCGCAGGGAGCGGAAGGCTCGCTGGAGCAGATCTTCAACGACCTGACGGGCTTCACCGAGCATGCCGAGATCGCCGGGAGGATCGTCCAGGCGGTTCAAGAGGACTACAGCTGA
- a CDS encoding beta-galactosidase, translating to MSPKHPPVSSRLPVLMHGADYNPDQWLHDPAVLEEDIRLMKLAGCNVMSVGIFAWAALEPEEGRFEFGWLDDLLDRFAANGIYAWLATPSGARPAWMSQKYPEVLRTGANRVRNLHGMRHNHCYSSPVYREKVTIMNGKLAERYGHHPAVVGWHISNEYGGECHCEYCQDAFREWVKEKYGTLDKLNAAWWATFWSHTYTGWEQVESPAPHGENMVHGHNLDWRRFVTDRTTDFCKHEMAPLRSVNPELPCTTNMMDLFYDLDYRKLAEAIDVISWDAYPMWHKDASDTHMAAWFSFNHDLFRSLKKKPFLLMESTPSLTNWQPVSKLKRPGMHRLSSLQAVAHGADSVQYFQWRKSRGSSEKFHGAVVDHVGHEHTRVFRDVAGLGAELAGLADAVGTNVPAEAAILFDWDNRWAVNDAQGPRNGGLRYEDTVVQHYRALWELGVPADVVGSEDDLSGYRLLVVPMAYLLREEAGRKIEAFVRGGGTAAITYWSGVVDEHDLCYLSGFPGPLREVAGIWAEEIEGLHDGDRNAIVMRDGNALGLGGSHEVHELCELIHAEGAEVLAVYGDDFYAGRPALTVNAFGAGKAYYLAARVKDDEFYRAYYERLVEESGARRAVKAELPPGVTAQLRCGGGKAFLFLLNFSAKEAVVRLEKSEAGWSDSSTGEAAAGEIFLPVNGASILVREIG from the coding sequence TTGAGTCCAAAACATCCCCCCGTCAGCAGCAGGCTGCCCGTGCTCATGCATGGAGCCGACTACAATCCCGATCAGTGGCTGCATGATCCGGCCGTGCTGGAGGAGGACATCCGGCTGATGAAGCTGGCCGGCTGCAATGTCATGTCGGTCGGCATCTTTGCCTGGGCGGCACTGGAGCCGGAGGAAGGGCGGTTCGAGTTCGGCTGGCTGGACGACCTGCTCGACCGCTTCGCGGCGAACGGAATCTATGCCTGGCTGGCGACGCCGAGCGGCGCCCGCCCCGCCTGGATGTCGCAGAAGTACCCCGAGGTGCTGCGAACCGGGGCGAACCGGGTGCGCAATCTGCACGGCATGCGGCATAACCATTGCTACAGCTCCCCGGTCTACCGGGAGAAGGTAACGATCATGAACGGCAAGCTGGCGGAGAGATACGGCCATCATCCGGCTGTCGTCGGCTGGCATATTTCCAATGAGTATGGCGGCGAATGCCACTGCGAGTATTGCCAGGACGCATTCCGTGAATGGGTGAAGGAGAAGTACGGCACGCTCGACAAGCTCAATGCAGCCTGGTGGGCGACCTTCTGGAGCCATACGTACACGGGCTGGGAGCAGGTGGAGTCGCCGGCTCCGCATGGCGAGAACATGGTGCACGGCCATAATTTGGACTGGCGGAGGTTCGTGACGGACCGGACGACGGATTTTTGCAAGCACGAAATGGCGCCTCTGCGCTCCGTCAATCCAGAGCTTCCATGCACGACCAATATGATGGACCTGTTCTACGATCTGGATTACCGCAAGCTGGCCGAAGCCATCGACGTCATCTCTTGGGATGCCTATCCGATGTGGCATAAGGATGCCTCGGACACGCATATGGCGGCCTGGTTCTCCTTCAACCACGATCTGTTCCGCTCGCTCAAAAAGAAGCCGTTCCTGCTCATGGAGAGCACGCCGAGCCTGACGAACTGGCAGCCGGTGAGCAAGCTGAAGCGTCCCGGCATGCATCGGCTCAGCTCGCTGCAGGCGGTCGCGCACGGCGCTGATTCGGTGCAATATTTCCAGTGGCGCAAAAGCCGGGGCTCCAGCGAGAAGTTCCACGGCGCGGTCGTGGACCACGTCGGGCATGAGCATACACGCGTGTTCCGGGACGTGGCCGGGCTCGGCGCCGAGCTGGCTGGGCTGGCGGATGCAGTTGGGACGAATGTGCCCGCGGAGGCGGCCATCCTGTTCGACTGGGACAACCGCTGGGCGGTGAACGATGCCCAAGGTCCGCGCAACGGCGGCCTGCGTTACGAGGATACGGTCGTGCAGCATTATCGCGCCCTGTGGGAGCTCGGCGTTCCGGCCGATGTGGTCGGTTCGGAGGACGATCTGAGCGGCTACAGGCTGCTGGTCGTGCCGATGGCCTACCTGCTGCGTGAAGAAGCGGGAAGGAAGATCGAAGCGTTCGTGCGCGGAGGCGGCACGGCGGCGATCACCTACTGGAGCGGAGTCGTGGACGAGCATGATCTGTGCTATCTGAGCGGATTCCCGGGTCCGCTGCGCGAGGTGGCGGGCATCTGGGCGGAAGAGATCGAAGGGCTCCACGACGGAGACCGCAACGCTATCGTCATGCGGGACGGCAACGCGCTCGGGCTTGGCGGCTCGCATGAAGTGCATGAGCTGTGCGAGCTGATCCATGCCGAAGGAGCCGAGGTGCTGGCGGTGTACGGCGACGATTTCTACGCCGGCAGGCCGGCTCTGACCGTGAACGCCTTCGGCGCCGGCAAAGCTTATTATTTGGCCGCGAGAGTGAAGGACGATGAGTTCTACCGCGCATACTACGAGCGGCTTGTCGAGGAGAGCGGAGCCAGGCGCGCCGTGAAGGCGGAGCTGCCTCCGGGAGTGACGGCCCAGCTGCGCTGCGGCGGCGGCAAGGCGTTTTTGTTCCTGCTTAATTTCTCCGCCAAGGAAGCGGTCGTGCGGCTGGAGAAATCCGAGGCCGGATGGTCGGACTCCTCGACGGGGGAAGCGGCGGCAGGAGAGATCTTCCTGCCGGTCAACGGCGCGAGCATCTTGGTGAGGGAGATCGGCTAG
- a CDS encoding amino acid deaminase/aldolase, giving the protein MDRYAYYKGMFESLPKPFAFVDLDLLDANAAAIAREAGDKKVRIASKSIRCVEVLRRILRSSPVFQGIMCFTAAEAAYLAREGFDDLLLGYPQWEPEAIGDLLLLAAEGRIITFMVDCREHAERIAELAAERCVQASVCIDLDMSVSYPGLHFGVRRSPLAGWEAMRPLAESILASRRLKLEGLMGYEAQIAGVGDKVPGSGLKNALVRQLKKRSIREIARRRGEAVEGLQNLGARLRFVNAGGTGSMASSRAEAGVTEITAGSGFYSPGLFDNYEGFRYQPSAGYAVEVVRRPGAGIVTCMGGGYTASGPAGRDKLAKPYLPEGLRLLPLEAAGEVQTPLTGPAAESLAIGDPVFFRHAKAGELCERFKVLHAVSQGKIVGQYATYRGAGECFL; this is encoded by the coding sequence ATGGACAGGTACGCGTATTACAAGGGCATGTTTGAATCGCTTCCGAAGCCGTTCGCCTTCGTCGATCTGGATTTGCTGGACGCCAATGCGGCGGCCATCGCCCGGGAAGCCGGGGACAAGAAGGTGAGAATCGCCAGCAAGTCGATCCGCTGCGTCGAGGTGCTGAGGCGGATCCTCCGCTCCAGCCCGGTCTTCCAGGGCATCATGTGCTTCACAGCCGCGGAAGCGGCCTATCTCGCCCGGGAAGGCTTCGACGATCTGCTGCTCGGTTATCCGCAGTGGGAGCCGGAGGCGATCGGGGACCTGCTCTTGCTGGCGGCGGAAGGCCGCATAATCACGTTCATGGTCGACTGCCGGGAGCATGCCGAAAGGATCGCCGAGCTCGCTGCGGAGCGGTGCGTGCAGGCATCGGTCTGCATCGATCTCGATATGTCCGTCAGCTATCCGGGCCTCCACTTCGGAGTGAGACGCTCTCCTCTGGCGGGATGGGAAGCGATGAGGCCGCTTGCCGAGAGCATCCTCGCTTCCCGACGGCTGAAGCTGGAAGGCCTCATGGGCTACGAAGCCCAGATTGCGGGCGTGGGAGACAAGGTTCCCGGAAGCGGGCTGAAGAACGCTCTTGTCCGCCAGCTGAAGAAGCGTTCAATCCGGGAAATAGCCCGGCGCAGAGGAGAGGCTGTCGAGGGCCTGCAGAACCTCGGAGCCCGGCTGCGCTTCGTCAACGCCGGAGGCACAGGCAGCATGGCGAGCTCCCGGGCGGAGGCGGGCGTGACGGAGATTACGGCGGGCTCGGGCTTTTATTCCCCGGGATTGTTCGACAATTACGAGGGCTTCCGCTACCAGCCGTCGGCGGGTTACGCGGTCGAGGTCGTGCGGCGGCCGGGTGCGGGCATCGTCACCTGCATGGGAGGAGGTTATACGGCTTCCGGTCCCGCGGGGAGGGATAAGCTGGCAAAGCCGTATTTGCCGGAGGGACTCCGGCTGCTGCCTCTGGAGGCGGCAGGCGAAGTGCAGACTCCGCTGACGGGACCGGCGGCGGAGTCTCTCGCCATCGGGGATCCGGTCTTTTTCCGGCATGCCAAGGCGGGCGAGCTGTGCGAGCGGTTCAAGGTGCTGCATGCGGTGTCGCAAGGCAAGATTGTCGGACAGTACGCCACTTATCGCGGAGCGGGGGAATGTTTCTTATGA
- a CDS encoding D-arabinono-1,4-lactone oxidase — translation MFLMKTASSHWSNWSGSVQASPRTVLYPESVEAVAEAVRMCRREGRKLRTVGSGHSFTPIAASDDMLLSLDRMQGLVSIDPAAGTAVVWAGTKLKKLGSLLHEHGFAQENLGDIDVQSIAGAISTGTHGTGREFGNLSTQVLGLTVVTGTGEVMECTPESHPRHFKALQISVGVLGVIVQVKLRLQPAYKMEYVSRKLPLGEALEQLPALRADNRHFEFFWFPYADPCQIKVMNPSDKEITSSPVKDYISDVLIENTFFGLVSELCRKRPRVSASVSRFSASQVPVGRKVNYSHRLFSTERSVRFVEMEYNLPAEAMASVIREMREEMDRSRYDVHFPVECRYAKGDDIWLSPAYGRDSAYIAVHMYKGMPHEAYFRAMEAIFLRHGGRPHWGKMHFLDADGLRGLYPRWDSFLSIRKELDPGGIFLNGYMEQLFGSGGGAGTADHAIQA, via the coding sequence ATGTTTCTTATGAAGACAGCGTCATCGCATTGGTCCAACTGGTCAGGCAGCGTTCAGGCGTCTCCGCGTACCGTCCTTTATCCGGAGTCGGTCGAAGCGGTGGCGGAAGCCGTCCGGATGTGCCGCCGGGAAGGGCGGAAGCTGCGTACGGTCGGCTCCGGCCACTCCTTCACGCCGATCGCGGCCTCCGACGACATGCTTCTGTCGCTGGACCGCATGCAAGGCCTCGTCTCCATCGATCCGGCTGCCGGCACTGCTGTCGTCTGGGCGGGCACGAAGCTGAAGAAGCTCGGCAGCCTGCTGCATGAGCATGGCTTCGCCCAGGAGAACCTCGGCGACATCGACGTCCAGTCCATCGCGGGAGCCATCTCCACGGGTACGCACGGCACGGGCCGGGAATTCGGCAATCTGTCGACGCAGGTGCTGGGATTGACGGTCGTGACGGGGACGGGCGAGGTGATGGAATGCACGCCGGAATCCCATCCCCGGCATTTCAAGGCGCTGCAAATATCGGTCGGCGTGCTCGGCGTCATCGTGCAGGTCAAGCTGCGTCTGCAGCCTGCGTACAAAATGGAGTATGTCAGCCGCAAGCTTCCGCTTGGGGAAGCGCTGGAGCAGCTGCCCGCCTTGAGGGCGGACAACCGGCATTTCGAGTTTTTCTGGTTCCCCTATGCGGATCCGTGCCAGATCAAGGTGATGAACCCGTCCGACAAGGAAATCACGAGCAGCCCGGTCAAGGATTATATCAGCGACGTGCTGATTGAAAATACGTTTTTCGGCCTCGTGTCGGAGCTGTGCCGCAAGCGTCCTCGAGTCAGCGCTTCCGTCAGCCGGTTTTCCGCCTCCCAGGTCCCGGTCGGACGCAAGGTCAATTACAGCCACCGCCTGTTCTCGACGGAGCGCTCGGTCCGCTTCGTGGAGATGGAATACAATCTGCCTGCGGAAGCGATGGCTTCCGTCATCCGGGAGATGCGGGAGGAGATGGATCGCAGCCGGTACGACGTTCATTTTCCGGTGGAATGCCGCTACGCCAAAGGCGACGACATCTGGCTGAGCCCGGCCTACGGAAGGGATTCCGCTTATATCGCCGTCCATATGTACAAAGGCATGCCGCATGAAGCGTATTTCCGGGCGATGGAAGCCATTTTCCTGCGGCATGGCGGCAGGCCTCACTGGGGCAAGATGCATTTTTTGGACGCGGACGGGCTGCGGGGGCTGTACCCCCGCTGGGACTCGTTCCTCTCGATCCGCAAAGAGCTGGATCCCGGCGGCATCTTCCTGAACGGCTATATGGAGCAGCTGTTCGGATCGGGCGGCGGTGCCGGAACGGCCGATCATGCCATTCAGGCATGA